The following proteins are encoded in a genomic region of Fervidobacterium pennivorans DSM 9078:
- a CDS encoding glycogen/starch/alpha-glucan phosphorylase, with protein sequence MPRTAKSKHINGKFLEIPKQFEYHLNHTLAEHKEHSTFLQKFLAISYSIRDLVAEKWLNTEEVILKRKDLRIVNYLSMEFLIGRLLYNNILNLQVEDEVKELLASYGLSLNEIAILEEDAALGNGGLGRLAACFLDSLATLGYLSFGYTIRYQYGLFKQEIENGFQKELPDDWQKNGYPWEFPKPEEAVTVKFFGRSESYIDEKGHLKFRWVDTYDVLAVPYDIYITGYNSDIVSVLRLWQPRAINEFNFAEFEKGNYEKALYEKNLAETLSKVLYPNDAFFQGRELRLKQEYFFVSAAIQDIIRRHKRRFGNDLSNLSQSEVIQLNDTHPTLAIPELMRILLDEEGYSWEEAWEIVKNTIAYTNHTVMPEALEKWEAPLLQNMLPRHYQIIEEINARFLKDVSEKFNGDLQKIINMSVFEEGNIKKVRMANLCSIASFSINGVSELHTEILKRTVLKDFYEMYPEKFNNKTNGVTQRRWLLECNPPLAKLITESIGDKWIVDLYELRKLEAFLDDSEFLEKLDQAKMWNKERLAKYVQDKLSVTLDPASLFDIQVKRIHEYKRQLLNILHIIHLYNEIKEGKHLKVPRTFIFAGKAAPGYRMAKLIIKLINSVADVVNNDPVVSKQLKVVFIPNYNVSAAQIIIPAANVSEQISTAGFEASGTGNMKFMLNGALTVGTLDGANVEMLEEVGAENIFIFGLKAEEIEEARRKGIYNPFGIYLENEKIRRVLDMIRNGYFNKDNPELFVDIYENLLYGKFAPMPDQYFVLADFEAYEQTHKKVEELFLNKAEWNKKSLLNIARSGKFSSDRTIEEYVRDIWKTKKV encoded by the coding sequence GTGCCAAGAACAGCGAAGTCAAAACATATAAATGGCAAGTTCTTAGAAATTCCCAAACAGTTTGAATACCATCTCAACCATACACTTGCAGAACACAAAGAACATTCCACATTTCTTCAAAAATTCTTAGCCATATCCTATTCTATTAGGGATTTAGTAGCGGAAAAGTGGTTGAATACTGAAGAAGTAATACTAAAGAGAAAAGACCTGCGAATTGTAAATTACCTTTCGATGGAGTTCCTCATTGGAAGGCTTTTGTACAACAACATACTCAACTTGCAAGTTGAAGATGAGGTAAAAGAATTGCTTGCTTCATATGGTCTTTCGCTCAACGAAATTGCTATACTCGAAGAAGACGCAGCTCTTGGTAATGGAGGACTTGGTAGACTTGCAGCATGTTTTCTCGATTCATTAGCAACACTTGGTTATCTTTCTTTTGGTTACACAATAAGGTATCAGTACGGATTATTCAAACAAGAAATCGAAAACGGATTCCAAAAAGAATTACCAGATGACTGGCAAAAGAACGGTTATCCTTGGGAATTTCCTAAACCAGAAGAAGCGGTGACCGTAAAATTCTTTGGAAGAAGCGAAAGCTACATAGATGAGAAAGGACACCTGAAATTCAGATGGGTCGACACATACGATGTTTTAGCTGTTCCTTACGATATATACATAACAGGCTACAACAGTGATATCGTTTCTGTACTCAGGCTGTGGCAACCAAGAGCTATAAATGAATTTAATTTCGCAGAATTTGAAAAGGGTAACTACGAAAAAGCCTTGTATGAGAAAAATCTTGCTGAAACGTTATCAAAAGTATTGTACCCAAATGATGCATTCTTCCAAGGTAGGGAGCTAAGATTAAAACAAGAATACTTCTTTGTAAGCGCAGCCATACAAGACATCATTAGAAGACATAAACGAAGGTTTGGTAACGATTTGAGCAACCTTTCACAGTCAGAGGTTATCCAACTCAACGACACGCACCCGACACTAGCTATTCCAGAATTGATGCGTATACTCCTTGATGAAGAAGGATACAGCTGGGAAGAAGCTTGGGAAATAGTCAAGAACACAATAGCATACACAAACCACACCGTAATGCCCGAAGCTCTGGAAAAATGGGAAGCTCCGTTACTCCAAAATATGTTGCCAAGGCATTATCAGATTATTGAGGAAATCAACGCAAGGTTTTTGAAAGATGTCAGTGAAAAATTCAATGGAGATTTGCAGAAAATAATTAATATGTCTGTTTTCGAAGAGGGGAACATAAAGAAAGTCAGAATGGCTAACCTTTGCTCAATTGCCTCATTCTCCATAAATGGTGTTTCAGAACTGCATACAGAAATACTTAAAAGAACTGTGCTAAAAGATTTCTACGAGATGTATCCGGAAAAATTCAACAACAAGACAAATGGTGTAACACAGAGAAGATGGTTGCTTGAATGTAATCCACCCCTAGCAAAACTCATAACCGAATCAATAGGCGATAAATGGATTGTGGACTTGTATGAACTTAGAAAGCTTGAAGCTTTTCTTGATGATTCTGAGTTCTTAGAAAAACTTGACCAAGCAAAGATGTGGAATAAAGAAAGACTTGCAAAATACGTGCAAGACAAACTCAGTGTTACATTGGACCCAGCCTCGCTTTTTGATATTCAAGTAAAAAGAATTCACGAATACAAAAGACAACTTTTGAACATACTGCATATAATACATCTTTACAACGAAATCAAAGAAGGGAAACACTTGAAAGTTCCGAGAACGTTTATCTTTGCAGGTAAAGCTGCACCAGGATACAGGATGGCGAAGTTGATAATCAAACTTATCAACAGCGTTGCAGACGTTGTGAACAATGACCCTGTTGTTAGCAAACAGTTAAAAGTGGTATTCATACCAAATTACAATGTTTCTGCCGCACAAATAATAATCCCAGCTGCTAATGTGAGCGAGCAGATATCAACAGCTGGCTTTGAAGCATCAGGAACCGGAAATATGAAATTCATGTTAAACGGCGCACTGACCGTAGGAACTCTTGATGGTGCTAATGTGGAGATGCTTGAAGAAGTTGGGGCGGAAAACATATTTATCTTTGGTCTGAAAGCGGAAGAGATAGAAGAAGCAAGAAGAAAAGGTATCTACAACCCGTTCGGTATATATCTGGAAAACGAAAAAATACGAAGAGTTCTTGATATGATTAGAAACGGTTACTTCAACAAAGACAATCCAGAACTTTTTGTAGATATATATGAAAACCTGCTTTACGGTAAGTTTGCACCTATGCCAGACCAATACTTTGTATTAGCAGACTTCGAAGCATACGAACAAACACACAAAAAGGTCGAAGAACTATTTTTAAACAAGGCAGAATGGAACAAAAAATCGCTACTCAACATAGCAAGAAGTGGGAAATTTTCAAGTGATAGGACTATCGAAGAATATGTAAGAGATATTTGGAAAACCAAAAAAGTGTAA